GGTTTTCAGGGAAATAGCAAAGCCTAAGTAGAGGTATAGTGCCACAGAAAGGTGATTGAGATTGAATCGCCAGTCAGAATGTAAATAAAGTATTAAATACGCGTTGTTCTGACCGGCTATCGAGGTTATTTACCGTAGTCTAATGTATCAGGCTACTTCAACATCTCCGGTTAATTGACAGCTACAGGCCAGCACATAACCCTGGGCGATTTCATCTTCCGTTAGGCTCATTTGGCTGGTGGTGGTGTAATTGCCTTTAACGATTAAGGTTTTACATGAGCCACAAACCCCTGCACGACAGGCGGCAATAACCGGTACTTTATTCTGTTCCAGCGCATAGAGCAGGGTGGTGCCTACTGGCGCAGTAAATTGTTGGTTAGTGCGAACAACAGAAATATTCAGCATTGGTTCATTGCCCGTAATACACTCGGCAGCCGTATGAAATTGCTCTTTATGAAAACGCTCACGGCTGACTCCCAGTGCATAACTGATAGTTTCTACCTGATCCATGTAGACAGCAGGGCCACAGGTCATGACGGTACGGGTGGCAATATCATCCACTTTTTCGGCGATCGGCTTCTGAGAGATTCGACCAGATAGCCAGCCCTCATCAGCTTGATGTTCTGCCATCAAATGCAGGGTAAGCTGAGTTGGATAACGCTGAACCAATTGCTGCCATTCTTTAGCAAATATCACATCAGCCGGCGTTCGCACGTTATAAAAAACAATCAGGTTGCTTTCTGGCT
Above is a window of Limnobaculum parvum DNA encoding:
- the hcr gene encoding NADH oxidoreductase, with translation MTMPTTLCPNAMQIHSIQQETTDVWTLELIAQDFYPYLPGQYALVSIRNSESTLRAYTLSSSPGLSRFVTLTVRALPGGEGSSWLTQEVKPGNTLWLSDAQGEFTCAKVTDKRYLMLAGGCGVTPIMSMTRWLLANQPESNLIVFYNVRTPADVIFAKEWQQLVQRYPTQLTLHLMAEHQADEGWLSGRISQKPIAEKVDDIATRTVMTCGPAVYMDQVETISYALGVSRERFHKEQFHTAAECITGNEPMLNISVVRTNQQFTAPVGTTLLYALEQNKVPVIAACRAGVCGSCKTLIVKGNYTTTSQMSLTEDEIAQGYVLACSCQLTGDVEVA